The Glycine soja cultivar W05 chromosome 6, ASM419377v2, whole genome shotgun sequence genome has a window encoding:
- the LOC114416321 gene encoding uncharacterized protein LOC114416321, with the protein MGSSQTPPLKKRFYQVKIKSLEVTSLQELRGLIGQLQQQAFHKTYGKIWDLATIEVSAKAITSLTQYYDQSLRCFTFEDFQLVPTVEEFEEILGCPLEGRKPYLLSGFYPSMPRIAKIVRISAQELDRVKQNRNGVIGIPRKYLEERARALAGQNEWLLFIDVLALLIFRVLVSNLFRQDVRHTCPLQSHRSCTENREANWDQLLANIERVSINWFPRWKERRSRILVSCGEFPNVPLMGTRGCINYNHVLAIRQLGYPMRGAPSVESLTPFITRGFSDPNARVLQGVRKAWEVVQRKDKELRGSNNGNVRAIIGG; encoded by the exons atgggatcaagtcaaacgcCTCCGCTCAAGAaaaggttctaccaagtcaagatcaagagcctagaggtcaccagtttacaaGAATTAAGGGGATTGATAGGGCAGCTCCAGCAGCAAGCCTTCCACAAAACTTACGGTAAGATCTGGGACTTGGCTACAATAGAAGTCTCTGCAAAGGCAATCACTTCCCtcacccagtattatgaccaatCCTTGAGATGTTTCACCTTTGAAGatttccagctagtgccgactgtagAAGAGTTCGAAGAAATTCTTGGATGCCCTCTAGAAGGGAGGAAGCCTTATCTCTTATCTGGGTTCTACCCCTCCATGCCTAGAATTGCCAAAATAGTCAGGATTTCGGCACAGGAATTAGATCGGGTGAAGCAAAATAGAAATGGAGTGATCGGTATACCAAGAAAGTATCTAGAAGAAAGAGCAAGGGCCTTGGCAGGTCAAAACGAGTGGCTTCTCTTCATTGATGTCCTGGCGCTGTTAATCTTCAGAgtg TTGGTTTCTAACCTTTTCCGCCAAGATGTGAGACACACCTGTCCACTACAAAGTCACCGTTCGTGCACCGAAAATAGGGAAGCaaattgggaccagctcttggcaaACATAGAAAGGGTGTCgatcaactggttccctcgctGGAAGGAAAGAAGATCGAGAATCCTAGTTTCATGCGGagaatttccaaatgttcccttgatgggaacaaggggttgtatcaaCTATAATCACGTCCTTGcgataagacagcttggctaccccatgaggggGGCGCCATCAGTGGAGAGCCTCACACCTTTCAtcacacggggtttcagtgaccccaatgcaaGAGTGCTTCAAGGAGTCCGCAAGGCGTGGGAAGTGGTGCAGAGAAAAGACAAAGAACTTAGGGGAAGTAACAACGGGAACGTCAGGGCTATCATAGGTGGTTGA